One Nostoc sp. UHCC 0302 DNA window includes the following coding sequences:
- a CDS encoding restriction endonuclease subunit R, with the protein MTILNARNLSLEEVQRLFGFQEQYSDSFSHYLSLEPLPEAEQQELLQIRNDFRRYLTAGKVSEGQAKFLVVAPLLRLAGFYRYPIEILLEENIADIEVEDEDIKIKVRFDILAISKAKQTKPQIYFWVLLIESKNSQIDISAGLPQLLTYAYKNLDNQKSVWGLTTNGRSYQFVYLDQGDILIYYLLPELNFMERERSNQLLQVLKGICQI; encoded by the coding sequence ATGACAATTCTCAACGCTCGCAATTTATCCTTAGAAGAAGTTCAGCGTCTGTTTGGCTTTCAAGAACAATACAGTGACTCATTTTCTCACTACTTATCTCTAGAACCTCTCCCGGAAGCAGAACAACAAGAACTTCTACAAATTAGAAATGACTTTCGACGCTACTTGACAGCAGGTAAAGTTTCTGAAGGTCAGGCAAAGTTTCTTGTAGTTGCTCCTTTACTAAGATTAGCTGGTTTTTATCGCTATCCTATCGAGATTCTTTTAGAGGAAAATATTGCTGATATTGAAGTTGAAGATGAAGATATTAAAATTAAAGTAAGATTTGATATTTTAGCTATCAGTAAAGCTAAACAGACGAAACCTCAAATATATTTTTGGGTACTGTTAATTGAATCTAAAAATAGTCAGATTGATATATCGGCAGGTTTACCTCAGCTACTTACATACGCTTATAAAAATTTAGATAATCAAAAATCAGTTTGGGGATTAACAACTAATGGTAGAAGTTATCAGTTTGTCTATCTTGACCAAGGAGATATTCTTATTTATTACCTGTTGCCAGAATTAAATTTCATGGAAAGAGAGCGTTCAAATCAGTTGTTACAAGTTCTAAAGGGAATTTGTCAGATTTAA
- a CDS encoding ABC transporter permease subunit (The N-terminal region of this protein, as described by TIGR01726, is a three transmembrane segment that identifies a subfamily of ABC transporter permease subunits, which specificities that include histidine, arginine, glutamine, glutamate, L-cystine (sic), the opines (in Agrobacterium) octopine and nopaline, etc.), whose product MAKFGCISRLRWFVVVGLSCLLLAGCGVNSGVGRSLRVATEPAFPPFEFQGQGGGLQGFSIDLMNAVASSANFKVNFQSLPFDGIIPALQAKTVDAAISSITITEERAKSVSFSRPYFKAGLAIAIRSDNQNITGFDSLQNKKIAVQIGTTGAAKAKSIPGVQIRSFDSAPIALQELLNGNVDAVINDAPVTLYAINTGNLKGIKVVQQLLTEEFYGIATAKNSPYLALINNGLNRVLENGTYSQIYQKWFKVEPPTSLPAKSPFENQTSADVSGIFTSIAVILQALPTLLQGALVTLQLTILSVVFGLIGGSLIGIVRLSKITPVRWLARAYVDFFRGTPLLVQIYMIYFGLPAIFQQLGFTFTFDRLLAGVIALSLNSAAYIAEVVRAGIQSIEPGQAEAAQSLGLSSVQTMSYVIFPQAFRRMIPPLGNEFISLLKDTSLVSVIGFEELVRKGQLIVADNYRAFEIYAGIAVVYLCLTLFSSQAFSRLEEWMNPIKRQSILKRDRNEGTRL is encoded by the coding sequence ATGGCTAAGTTTGGTTGCATAAGTAGGCTGCGCTGGTTTGTGGTTGTTGGTTTGAGTTGTTTGTTATTGGCTGGCTGTGGTGTAAATTCCGGTGTGGGGAGAAGTTTGCGGGTTGCGACTGAACCAGCGTTTCCACCTTTTGAGTTTCAGGGACAAGGTGGTGGGTTACAGGGTTTTTCTATTGATTTGATGAATGCGGTCGCTTCCTCTGCTAACTTTAAAGTTAATTTTCAAAGTTTGCCTTTTGATGGCATTATCCCAGCATTACAAGCGAAAACGGTAGATGCCGCGATTAGTTCAATTACGATTACAGAGGAACGGGCAAAGAGTGTTTCTTTTTCACGTCCTTATTTTAAGGCTGGGTTAGCGATCGCAATCCGTTCTGACAATCAAAATATTACTGGCTTTGACAGCCTCCAAAATAAAAAAATTGCGGTACAAATTGGTACAACTGGGGCTGCAAAGGCTAAAAGTATTCCAGGAGTGCAAATTCGGAGTTTTGATTCTGCGCCTATTGCCTTGCAAGAATTGCTTAATGGTAATGTGGATGCGGTAATTAATGATGCACCTGTTACTTTGTATGCAATTAATACAGGTAATCTTAAGGGAATTAAAGTAGTACAGCAATTGCTAACAGAGGAATTTTATGGAATTGCTACAGCGAAAAACTCGCCGTATTTAGCACTAATCAACAATGGTTTGAATAGGGTGTTGGAAAATGGCACTTATTCGCAAATTTACCAAAAATGGTTTAAAGTTGAGCCGCCCACATCATTACCAGCGAAATCACCATTTGAGAACCAGACTAGCGCTGATGTATCAGGGATATTTACGTCAATTGCTGTAATTTTGCAGGCTTTGCCAACTCTCTTACAGGGTGCGTTGGTGACCCTACAATTAACAATACTTTCTGTAGTGTTTGGTTTAATTGGTGGTTCCCTTATTGGTATTGTCCGCCTTTCTAAGATTACACCTGTGCGATGGTTAGCGAGGGCGTATGTGGATTTTTTTCGGGGAACGCCTTTGCTGGTGCAAATTTATATGATTTATTTTGGGTTACCAGCAATTTTCCAACAACTTGGTTTCACGTTTACTTTTGACCGCCTTCTAGCAGGAGTAATTGCTTTAAGTTTGAATAGCGCCGCCTATATTGCCGAAGTTGTGCGTGCAGGGATTCAATCAATTGAACCAGGACAAGCAGAAGCTGCACAGTCACTAGGTTTAAGTTCTGTACAAACGATGAGCTATGTAATTTTTCCCCAAGCTTTCCGGCGGATGATTCCACCTTTGGGTAATGAGTTTATCAGTTTATTGAAGGATACTAGCTTAGTCTCTGTGATTGGGTTTGAAGAATTGGTACGCAAAGGACAGTTAATTGTTGCTGACAATTATCGTGCCTTTGAAATTTACGCGGGTATAGCAGTGGTTTATTTATGTTTAACGTTATTTTCTTCACAAGCATTTAGTCGCTTAGAAGAGTGGATGAATCCGATTAAACGACAATCGATTCTTAAACGGGACAGAAATGAAGGGACAAGGCTTTAA
- a CDS encoding amino acid ABC transporter ATP-binding protein: MNNSTSALIFENIEKSFGSLKVLKGITGEIKRGEVVAVIGSSGCGKSTLLRCFNRLETIDNGRLIVNGINISQAAANYSQLRQLRTQVGMVFQQFNLFPHLSVLENMTLAPRKVLGKTPKESAQLAGLYLEKVGLFDKASSYPEQLSGGQKQRVAIARSLCMNPQIMLFDEPTSALDPELVGEVLQVMQQLAVEGMTMVIVTHEMQFAREVANQVIFLDKGIIAEQGAAYEVLTNPQSDRLRIFLSRLNAR; this comes from the coding sequence ATGAATAATTCTACCTCTGCCCTGATTTTTGAAAATATTGAAAAAAGCTTTGGTTCCCTCAAAGTCCTCAAGGGAATAACTGGCGAAATCAAACGAGGAGAAGTCGTTGCAGTGATTGGTTCCTCTGGCTGTGGTAAAAGTACTCTATTACGCTGCTTCAACCGCCTAGAAACCATTGACAACGGACGCTTAATAGTTAACGGGATCAACATATCTCAAGCAGCTGCCAACTATAGTCAATTACGGCAACTGCGGACACAAGTAGGCATGGTTTTTCAGCAGTTTAACCTGTTTCCTCATCTCAGTGTTTTAGAAAATATGACACTTGCCCCTCGTAAAGTTTTGGGTAAAACACCAAAAGAAAGCGCCCAACTAGCAGGGTTGTATTTAGAAAAAGTCGGTTTGTTTGATAAAGCCTCTAGTTATCCCGAACAACTTTCTGGCGGACAAAAGCAACGGGTAGCCATAGCCCGCAGTTTGTGTATGAATCCCCAGATTATGCTATTCGACGAACCCACCAGCGCTCTAGATCCAGAACTTGTGGGCGAAGTTCTGCAAGTAATGCAGCAATTAGCAGTAGAGGGAATGACGATGGTGATTGTCACCCATGAAATGCAATTTGCGCGAGAAGTAGCAAATCAGGTGATTTTTTTAGATAAAGGTATTATTGCAGAACAAGGTGCAGCGTATGAAGTTCTGACTAATCCGCAAAGCGATCGCTTGCGTATTTTCCTAAGTCGCCTAAACGCGAGATAA